A segment of the Acidimicrobiales bacterium genome:
TCGTCGGAGCCGCCCATCAGCGCGTCAGCGTCGAGGTCGACAGCCCCCGCCCACTCGATGCGGCTGCACCCGTGCTCATCGACGGGGACTAAGCGGTAACCGAGCGCAGGAGGCCGCTCGGCCAGGTTCGACTTCACCGAAGCCAGCACCCGCAGACCCGCGTCGTCGGGGTGATCACCCGCGACGAGGACCGATCTCGCCGCCCCGGCGATCCCGATGGACCCGCCACCGCGGTACAGCGCCTTGGGACCTCCGGACTTGTTCAGGTGCCGGAGGGCCAACACAGCCGCGCCCGTCGCGGCTGCCATGTCGGCGAGGGGACGCAGCCCGGCCCTCACGGCCTGGTCCTTGTGGACGTCGAGGGTCGTGTGGAGGTAGGCGTTCAACACATCAATGATCACAAGGACAGCTCCAACCTCGTCGACGACGGCCCGGACCTGTTCGACGTGCACGGGAAGGGAAAGCTCGGTGAGCGAGTCGGGCGACTCACCCCTCACGGCCTCGACCACGTAGACGAGATCCGGGTCACCCCCCGCCGCGTCGACGCGAGGCCGGATCGTGTCAGCGACTCCGTCCTCCGCAGACAGAAGGACCACAGCCGCCGGTTGACGGCGTCCATCAACACCGCAGCCCGGCATCACGCCGCCGGTCGTGACACGGGCAGCGATGTCGAGCGCGAGCGTCGACTTCCCCACCCCGGGGTCACCGTCGAGCATCGTCAGCTTGCCGAACGGCATCCGCCCCGGCCACATCCATCGAACAACTTCGGGCTCCACGTCACCGAGACGAATGACAGACGCGCCCGTCGACTGCAAACGCTCATATCGGCACTCTTCGGCCGGTGCGGTCCCCTCGACAGACACCGGGTCGTCGAACCAGGCCTCGGCGGCGGCATCGACCCCGACGTCACGCATCGACCGGGTCACGCCGACCTCCCCAGGTTCATCCAGAAGTCGATCGAGTCGACGACCTGCCAGGCCTCAGGACCCAGACGCCTGACGACAGCGCGTGCAATCTCATCTGTTCGGTCTGTCGTGAAGATGGCGCGCGGGGCGGACTTCTCTGGGATCACCAACGGCGACGCCCGATCACCGAGCATGACTGCCATCTCACCGGCGATACCAAGAGCCTTCGCGCCAAGGTGAAGCGACAACTGCCGTCCAATCTCGCTTGGAGACCCGGACAGCGTGATTCGTACTGCACTCTTACTGTACAATGTAGTTACCCCTAACCAGGCAGCGGCCCCTACAAGGGGCCGCTGCCGCGTTTGCTAGTAGGACAAGCAGTTGCGCTGCACAAAGGACGCAAGACCCCGCCTCCGGGGACCCGAGGACAACCGGCAGGACACTCTCGAACACTCGGCACCATCAGCTTCTTACCCTCGTCCAGGTGACTCAATGTTTCGGCGGCCACGCGGTGAACCCGCGCAGCAGAGGTCACCGAGGACCATGGGGCCAATCCAACAGATTGGACTTGCAGCGGTTTGGGTGAAGTCGTCCACCATCGATCCGAGCCCCTCATCCCTACGTAGTCCTTTGCCTCTCCCACGCGACGACCTCGTCAACCGGGAAGAGAAGCCTGCGGCCGATCCTGACGGCACGCGGCGAGTCGCTCCGGTACCTGAGCATGTAGATGGCGCCACGGGTCGTGTGCCATCGCTCCGCCAGTTGATCAACTGTGAGCAGTGGCGCAGGCCCGCCGCCGCTCGCTGCGTTAACTGGCTCTCCGCGTTGAAGCTGGGGTGGTGATCGACGCCGGGGTTCGGGTTTGAGGGTCCCCGGGCGCGGTCAGGGGCCTCGCTATTGATGTTGCTGTTCGAAGGCACATCAACAGAGGAGGCCCCTGATGGGGATTGACGATAGCGGCGCTGTGTCGTCGCTTCTGGGACTCGACGGGTTCGTTGTTCGCGCCCAGGACCACGACGGCGTGCAGTGGTGGATCGCGGTGGAGACGACCGCGACGGTGGTGGGCTGTGAGGGCTGTGGGACCAGGGCGGTGGGTCACGGCCGGCGGCGGGTGAAGGTGCGGGATCTGCCGATCTGCGGGGAGGCGGTGACGTTGGTGTGGGCCAAGCGGATCTGGCGCTGTCCCGACGGCGACTGTGTCGTGAAGACGTGGTCGGAGCACTGCGATGAGATCGCTGCGCGGGCGGTGTTGAGCGAACGCGCACGGGGCGAGATCGCCCGCCGTGTCGGCCCGGGCGCCGAGTCGGTCGCGTCGGTTGCCCGCAGCTTCGGAGTGGGCTGGCACACAGCGATGGACGCGGTCCGCGATCACGGCACACCGAGGGTGAACCACCTGTCGCGCCTCGGGGCGCCGAGCGCGGTCGGGCTCGATGAGACGTCGTGGCTCGCCGCGACGGCGACCAGGCCGACGCTGTTGGTCACCGGCATCGTCGATCTGGACACGGGCCGGCTCGTCGA
Coding sequences within it:
- a CDS encoding AAA family ATPase, which gives rise to MTRSMRDVGVDAAAEAWFDDPVSVEGTAPAEECRYERLQSTGASVIRLGDVEPEVVRWMWPGRMPFGKLTMLDGDPGVGKSTLALDIAARVTTGGVMPGCGVDGRRQPAAVVLLSAEDGVADTIRPRVDAAGGDPDLVYVVEAVRGESPDSLTELSLPVHVEQVRAVVDEVGAVLVIIDVLNAYLHTTLDVHKDQAVRAGLRPLADMAAATGAAVLALRHLNKSGGPKALYRGGGSIGIAGAARSVLVAGDHPDDAGLRVLASVKSNLAERPPALGYRLVPVDEHGCSRIEWAGAVDLDADALMGGSDDVPAREVDEFLRAELAEGAVPAKEMLRRGREAGFSDKQLNSAKKRVGVLSSRQGFAGDGSWSWRLSDDQPS